From a single Cnuibacter physcomitrellae genomic region:
- the nagZ gene encoding beta-N-acetylhexosaminidase, translated as MNERTVLGTLLPGFEGSVLPDWVERMLREGLAGVCLFGENIVSPEQLRTLTRSIRAANPAAVIAIDEEGGDVTRLYYDRGAPFPGNAVLGRLDDVEATWAVGASVGAELAAVGIDLDLAPDVDVNSNALNPVIGIRSFGADPELVARHSVAWVQGLQSQGVAACVKHFPGHGDTAQDSHLALPTITASTELLRTRELLPFAASIDAGAAAVMSSHIVVSSVDDGVPATFSVPILQGILRVELGFRGVVVSDALDMAGASGDIGIPDAAVRALAAGCDLLCIGTRNSEEQMRAVARTIGEAVSTGRLEAIRVTDAADRVAALRRATDARATTAATDAVLDHERAPGGLAPEALTAAFRLPPDLRETLAAHDDWVVVRHEAIPNVAVGDVPWGPFDALAAADPRLAPVDAAAWSTGEIELDARAGVLFIGRDNARRPEARDMLARLRAEHPAVVAIDMGWPAEDDSAQIATFGGSAAVGEALAGFLVAAMGGSDRRTDS; from the coding sequence ATGAACGAGCGCACCGTGCTGGGCACCCTCCTGCCCGGCTTCGAGGGCAGCGTGCTGCCCGACTGGGTCGAGCGGATGCTCCGCGAGGGACTCGCCGGCGTGTGCCTGTTCGGGGAGAACATCGTCTCGCCCGAGCAGCTGCGGACCCTCACCAGGTCGATCCGGGCCGCGAACCCGGCGGCGGTCATCGCGATCGACGAGGAGGGCGGCGACGTCACCCGCCTCTACTACGACCGCGGGGCGCCGTTCCCCGGCAACGCGGTGCTCGGCCGGCTCGACGACGTGGAGGCGACGTGGGCCGTCGGGGCGTCGGTCGGCGCGGAGCTGGCCGCCGTCGGGATCGACCTCGATCTCGCCCCGGACGTCGACGTCAACTCCAACGCGCTCAACCCGGTCATCGGGATCCGCAGCTTCGGCGCCGACCCGGAGCTGGTGGCGCGGCACTCCGTCGCCTGGGTGCAGGGCCTCCAGTCGCAGGGCGTGGCCGCGTGCGTGAAGCACTTCCCGGGGCACGGCGACACCGCGCAGGACTCGCACCTCGCCCTGCCGACGATCACCGCGAGCACCGAGCTCCTGCGCACCCGCGAGCTCCTGCCCTTCGCGGCCTCCATCGACGCCGGCGCGGCGGCGGTGATGTCGAGCCACATCGTCGTCTCCTCGGTCGACGACGGTGTGCCCGCGACCTTCTCCGTGCCGATCCTGCAGGGCATCCTGCGCGTCGAGCTCGGCTTCCGCGGGGTCGTGGTCAGCGACGCGCTCGACATGGCCGGGGCCAGTGGCGACATCGGCATCCCCGACGCGGCGGTGAGGGCGCTCGCCGCGGGGTGCGACCTGCTCTGCATCGGCACCCGCAACTCCGAGGAGCAGATGCGGGCGGTGGCGCGCACGATCGGCGAGGCGGTCTCCACCGGGCGGCTGGAGGCGATCCGCGTGACGGACGCCGCCGACCGGGTCGCGGCGCTGCGCCGCGCGACGGACGCGCGCGCGACGACGGCGGCGACGGACGCGGTGCTCGACCACGAGCGCGCACCGGGCGGTCTCGCCCCGGAGGCGCTCACCGCCGCGTTCCGGCTGCCTCCGGACCTGCGGGAGACGCTGGCGGCGCACGACGACTGGGTCGTGGTGCGTCACGAGGCGATCCCCAACGTGGCCGTCGGGGACGTACCGTGGGGGCCGTTCGACGCGCTCGCGGCGGCCGATCCACGACTGGCCCCGGTCGACGCCGCGGCGTGGTCGACGGGGGAGATCGAGCTCGACGCTCGAGCGGGAGTGCTCTTCATCGGCCGCGACAACGCCCGTCGCCCCGAGGCCCGGGACATGCTCGCGCGGCTCAGGGCGGAGCATCCGGCCGTGGTCGCCATCGACATGGGCTGGCCGGCGGAGGACGACTCCGCCCAGATCGCGACCTTCGGCGGGTCGGCCGCCGTCGGCGAGGCTCTGGCGGGGTTCCTGGTCGCCGCGATGGGCGGCTCGGACCGGAGGACGGACTCATGA
- a CDS encoding carbohydrate ABC transporter permease, with protein MTRRRATSIALSAVAVVVFLCSVFPVYWMLISAFQPNDEIRGSVPNFFPVHFTLENFRTVLFDPSRAPFLPALGNSLLVTVATVVIALVFAFLASLAVTRYRFRSRRGFIVAILIIQMIPAEAMIVSTYRVLDGWNLLNTIAGLTLVYVATVLPFTIWTLRGFVNGVPVELEEAAMIDGCSRTSAFWRITFPLLAPGLIATGVFGFIQAWNEFLLALVVMSRPEMMTLPVWLRTFQVETGTTNWAAIMAGSTLMAIPVIVFFLIVQGRMTSGLVSGAVKG; from the coding sequence GTGACCCGCCGCCGTGCCACCTCGATCGCGCTCTCGGCCGTCGCCGTCGTGGTCTTCCTGTGCTCCGTCTTCCCGGTCTACTGGATGCTCATCTCGGCGTTCCAGCCGAACGACGAGATCCGCGGGAGCGTCCCGAACTTCTTCCCGGTGCACTTCACGCTCGAGAACTTCCGCACCGTGCTCTTCGACCCGTCGCGCGCGCCGTTCCTGCCCGCGCTCGGCAACTCGCTGCTCGTCACCGTCGCGACGGTGGTGATCGCGCTGGTCTTCGCCTTCCTGGCCTCTCTCGCGGTGACGCGCTACCGCTTCCGGAGCCGCCGGGGCTTCATCGTGGCCATCCTGATCATCCAGATGATCCCCGCCGAGGCGATGATCGTGTCGACGTACCGGGTGCTCGACGGCTGGAACCTCCTCAACACCATCGCGGGGCTCACCCTGGTCTACGTCGCGACGGTCCTGCCCTTCACGATCTGGACGCTCCGCGGGTTCGTCAACGGCGTCCCCGTCGAGCTGGAGGAGGCCGCCATGATCGACGGATGCAGCCGCACGTCGGCGTTCTGGCGGATCACGTTCCCGCTGCTCGCCCCGGGTCTCATCGCGACCGGTGTGTTCGGGTTCATCCAGGCCTGGAACGAGTTCCTGCTCGCGCTCGTCGTGATGTCGCGGCCCGAGATGATGACGCTCCCGGTGTGGCTGCGCACCTTCCAGGTCGAGACCGGGACCACGAACTGGGCCGCCATCATGGCCGGTTCGACGCTCATGGCCATCCCGGTCATCGTGTTCTTCCTCATCGTGCAGGGGCGCATGACCTCCGGCCTCGTCAGCGGGGCGGTGAAGGGATGA
- a CDS encoding carbohydrate ABC transporter permease: MSTSVTLVREHESGGVQQVPQTLPGSGRRPRRRRRAGGLTPAALLVPACIVLAVVIGWPLIQLFIMSFQEFGRAQVFGAPAPFVGFENYVRILTDPQFWAVLARSIAFCAVNVAVTMVLGTLIALLMTRLNRFFRLLVSVGLLLAWAMPALTAVIVWGWMFDTQYGVVNYVVGQLSGSDWGGHSWLIEPLSFFAVATVIVVWGAVPFVAFTVYAGLTQVPDEVLEAAQLDGAGGWQRFRLVVFPYLRSIFIVVTVLQVIWDLRVFTQIFALQGIGGVREQTSTLGVYIYQTSVGSGDYGAGGAMAVIMVILMMAISLYYVRRTLKEEEL, from the coding sequence ATGTCCACATCCGTGACACTGGTGCGGGAGCACGAGTCCGGAGGGGTCCAGCAGGTCCCGCAGACCCTGCCCGGATCCGGCCGCCGGCCGCGTCGGCGGCGCCGTGCCGGGGGTCTCACCCCCGCCGCGCTGCTCGTCCCCGCCTGCATCGTCCTCGCCGTGGTGATCGGCTGGCCGCTCATCCAGCTCTTCATCATGTCGTTCCAGGAGTTCGGCCGCGCCCAGGTGTTCGGCGCCCCCGCGCCGTTCGTCGGGTTCGAGAACTACGTGCGCATCCTCACCGACCCGCAGTTCTGGGCGGTGCTCGCCCGCAGCATCGCGTTCTGCGCCGTCAACGTCGCCGTGACGATGGTGCTCGGCACGCTGATCGCGCTGCTCATGACGAGGCTGAACCGGTTCTTCCGTCTCCTCGTGTCCGTGGGACTCCTGCTCGCCTGGGCGATGCCGGCGCTCACCGCGGTGATCGTCTGGGGGTGGATGTTCGACACGCAGTACGGCGTGGTCAACTACGTGGTCGGTCAGCTCTCCGGATCGGACTGGGGCGGCCACTCCTGGCTCATCGAGCCCCTCAGCTTCTTCGCCGTCGCCACCGTGATCGTCGTCTGGGGTGCGGTCCCGTTCGTCGCGTTCACCGTCTATGCCGGCCTCACCCAGGTGCCCGACGAGGTGCTCGAGGCCGCGCAGCTCGACGGCGCGGGCGGATGGCAGCGGTTCCGCCTCGTGGTGTTCCCCTACCTGCGGTCGATCTTCATCGTGGTGACGGTGCTGCAGGTGATCTGGGACCTCCGCGTCTTCACGCAGATCTTCGCGCTGCAGGGGATCGGCGGGGTGCGCGAGCAGACCTCGACGCTCGGCGTGTACATCTACCAGACCTCCGTCGGCTCGGGGGACTACGGGGCGGGAGGCGCGATGGCCGTGATCATGGTCATCCTCATGATGGCGATCTCGCTCTACTACGTCCGCCGCACGCTCAAGGAGGAGGAGCTGTGA
- a CDS encoding extracellular solute-binding protein: MRKKALAVAAIGVSAALALAGCASSSGSGSSDAEGANIRVWLVGTDTPDEARDYLKTTFESEHPGSTLTIEEQSWTGLVDKLTTSLSGSDSPDVVEVGNTQAAAFTSAGAFLPLDDEYDALGGDDLLPGFVEAGTYDGTFYAAPYYSGSRVVFYKKDLLANAGLQPPTTLDEYVADGATLAAANPGVSGIYFPGQDWYNALPYIWENGGEIAVQDGDTWKSSFSSPESIKGLEQVQQVMITASVAPKDGNEADAQIPYCEGSIAMLSAPSWIKGSILAPADSKTPGCADQESNLGVFALPGKDGGAAQVFAGGSNVAVAAKSAHPDLAKSALEIMLSDEYQTILGENGLVPAKISLADTIGTDEVAQAITAAAANAKLTPASPKWADVEASGALQDFFVQIAQGGDVPTLAKALDEKIDSILNG; encoded by the coding sequence ATGAGGAAGAAGGCACTCGCCGTCGCCGCCATCGGCGTCTCGGCGGCGCTGGCGCTCGCGGGCTGCGCAAGCAGCTCGGGATCGGGATCGTCCGACGCGGAGGGCGCGAACATCCGCGTCTGGCTCGTCGGCACCGACACCCCGGACGAAGCGCGCGACTACCTGAAGACCACGTTCGAGTCGGAGCACCCGGGCTCGACCCTCACCATCGAGGAGCAGTCCTGGACGGGCCTCGTCGACAAGCTCACGACGAGCCTGTCCGGGTCGGACAGCCCGGACGTGGTCGAGGTGGGCAACACCCAGGCCGCCGCCTTCACGTCGGCCGGCGCGTTCCTGCCGCTCGACGACGAGTACGACGCCCTGGGCGGGGACGACCTGCTCCCCGGCTTCGTCGAGGCGGGGACCTACGACGGCACCTTCTACGCCGCTCCCTACTACTCGGGGTCGCGCGTGGTCTTCTACAAGAAGGACCTCCTCGCGAACGCCGGCCTGCAGCCGCCGACCACCCTCGACGAGTACGTCGCCGACGGAGCGACGCTCGCGGCGGCCAACCCCGGCGTCTCGGGGATCTACTTCCCCGGTCAGGACTGGTACAACGCGCTTCCCTACATCTGGGAGAACGGCGGCGAGATCGCGGTCCAGGACGGCGACACCTGGAAGTCCAGCTTCTCCAGCCCCGAGTCGATCAAGGGCCTCGAGCAGGTGCAGCAGGTCATGATCACCGCCTCGGTCGCTCCGAAGGACGGCAACGAGGCGGACGCCCAGATCCCGTACTGCGAGGGCTCGATCGCGATGCTCTCGGCTCCGAGCTGGATCAAGGGGTCGATCCTCGCGCCGGCCGACTCGAAGACCCCCGGCTGCGCCGACCAGGAGTCGAACCTCGGCGTCTTCGCGCTTCCCGGGAAGGACGGCGGCGCCGCGCAGGTGTTCGCCGGCGGGTCGAACGTGGCCGTGGCCGCGAAATCGGCCCATCCGGACCTGGCGAAGTCCGCACTCGAGATCATGCTGAGCGACGAGTACCAGACCATCCTCGGTGAGAACGGACTCGTCCCCGCCAAGATCTCGCTCGCCGACACCATCGGGACCGACGAGGTCGCGCAGGCGATCACCGCCGCGGCGGCGAACGCGAAGCTCACCCCGGCGTCGCCCAAGTGGGCCGATGTCGAGGCCTCGGGGGCGCTGCAGGACTTCTTCGTGCAGATCGCTCAGGGCGGCGACGTGCCCACCCTCGCCAAGGCGCTCGACGAGAAGATCGACTCGATCCTGAACGGCTGA
- a CDS encoding ROK family transcriptional regulator: MSASEVQRSPSRMDVASTSARSFAPTRALRPKAKLLPEHARGHNRSLVLQTLYRSGPCSRADIARTTGLTRVTVSDLVAELIADGLLEELGQREESRPGKPATLLDLRRDAFVILGLDLSEHSGFSGAVLDLDGRLLAREEVALEGSTGDAAIERVLTLVARLVEHAGPTPILGLGVGSPGVVDLGGVVLSAPNLGWTGVPLQETLHDRFGVPVVVANDANAAILAEHGFGGASADAMLIKIGHGVGAGLLLDGRPMYGSRFAAGEIGHVVVGTDGGDVCACGKRGCLETWLSIPRLERALTGAPAEARDRILEQAGERLGIALAPVVGALDLGEVILAGPTGLLDGPLAAAALETIRSRTMSEFHGDLSLRMSTLGQDIVLRGAAVMVLSGQLGVS; encoded by the coding sequence ATGTCTGCATCGGAAGTGCAGCGAAGCCCTTCCCGCATGGACGTCGCGTCGACGTCGGCCAGGAGCTTCGCACCCACCAGGGCCCTGAGGCCGAAGGCCAAGCTGCTCCCGGAGCATGCGCGGGGCCACAACCGGTCGCTGGTGCTGCAGACGCTGTACCGGTCGGGTCCGTGCAGCCGCGCCGACATCGCCCGGACGACCGGACTGACCCGGGTGACCGTCTCCGACCTCGTCGCGGAGCTCATCGCGGACGGGCTGCTCGAGGAGCTCGGCCAGCGCGAGGAGTCGCGTCCCGGCAAGCCGGCGACTCTGCTCGACCTCCGACGCGACGCCTTCGTCATCCTCGGGCTCGACCTCTCCGAGCACTCGGGCTTCTCGGGGGCGGTGCTCGACCTCGACGGCCGCCTCCTGGCCCGGGAGGAGGTCGCGCTGGAAGGCAGCACGGGAGACGCGGCGATCGAGCGGGTCCTCACCCTCGTCGCCCGTCTCGTCGAGCACGCCGGACCGACGCCGATCCTGGGCCTCGGCGTCGGATCGCCGGGTGTCGTCGACCTCGGGGGAGTCGTCCTGTCCGCCCCCAACCTCGGCTGGACCGGGGTGCCCCTGCAGGAGACCCTCCACGACCGCTTCGGCGTGCCCGTCGTCGTCGCCAACGACGCGAACGCGGCCATCCTCGCCGAGCACGGGTTCGGCGGCGCCTCGGCCGACGCCATGCTGATCAAGATCGGCCACGGCGTGGGCGCGGGCCTGCTCCTCGACGGCCGCCCGATGTACGGCAGCCGGTTCGCCGCGGGGGAGATCGGCCACGTCGTCGTCGGCACCGACGGAGGCGACGTGTGCGCCTGCGGCAAGCGGGGCTGCCTCGAGACGTGGCTCAGCATCCCGCGTCTCGAGCGGGCGCTGACCGGCGCTCCCGCGGAGGCCCGCGACCGCATCCTCGAGCAGGCGGGGGAGCGGCTCGGCATCGCGCTGGCCCCCGTCGTCGGCGCCCTCGACCTCGGCGAGGTCATCCTCGCCGGTCCCACCGGACTTCTCGACGGGCCGCTCGCCGCGGCCGCGCTCGAGACCATCCGGAGTCGCACCATGTCGGAGTTCCACGGCGATCTGTCGCTGCGGATGTCGACCCTGGGTCAGGACATCGTCCTGCGCGGGGCCGCGGTCATGGTGCTCTCCGGGCAACTCGGGGTCTCCTGA
- a CDS encoding YrdB family protein — protein MSTQSPAHPRVRANDVVRLLVELFALFSFGFWGFVAWPLPWNIVFGIATPLFALLVWALFRSPKAVVRLDAFGKGLVEIAIMGAAALVWLTMGQWIIALVFGVVATVSGVIQGRRELE, from the coding sequence GTGTCCACGCAGTCTCCTGCCCACCCGAGGGTCCGCGCCAATGATGTGGTGCGGTTGCTCGTCGAGCTCTTCGCCCTCTTCTCGTTCGGCTTCTGGGGCTTCGTGGCCTGGCCCCTGCCGTGGAACATCGTGTTCGGCATCGCCACCCCGCTCTTCGCCCTCCTCGTATGGGCGCTCTTCCGTTCACCGAAGGCGGTCGTGAGGCTCGACGCCTTCGGCAAGGGCCTGGTCGAGATCGCGATCATGGGCGCAGCCGCGCTGGTGTGGCTGACGATGGGCCAGTGGATCATCGCCCTCGTGTTCGGCGTCGTGGCGACGGTCAGCGGAGTGATCCAGGGGCGCCGGGAGCTCGAGTGA
- the nagA gene encoding N-acetylglucosamine-6-phosphate deacetylase — translation MSLLVHGARKLDADGVVDGFWLLGGPEGILEVGTGEGWRARSAEVDTVADAQGAWLTPGFLDLHCHGAGGSSFDDGADAIRSGLAVHRAHGTTRSVVSLVSAPLPTLADSLSTVADLCGADPLVIGAHLEGPFLSPDRRGAHDPAALRSPTPLAVAELLEAADGHLTQITIAPELPGAPTAIEAFAAEGVIVAVGHTDADLRATRDAFDRGARLVTHAFNAMPGIHHRSPGPLPAAFDDERVVLELIVDGLHVDPAVVQLAFRAAPGRVAMVTDAMAAAGASDGHYHLGSRDVDVREGRAVLEGTDTLAGSTLTQDAALRIAVTECGIEPVEAIRALTRTPATVLRRHDLGLLRPGCAADVVLLSPGFEVRGVAADGVWLTPPTQGISGTLQR, via the coding sequence GTGAGCCTCCTCGTCCACGGCGCACGCAAGCTCGATGCCGACGGCGTCGTGGACGGGTTCTGGCTGCTCGGCGGGCCCGAGGGCATCCTCGAGGTCGGGACCGGTGAGGGCTGGCGAGCGCGGTCCGCCGAGGTCGACACCGTCGCCGACGCGCAGGGCGCCTGGCTGACACCGGGCTTCCTCGACCTCCACTGCCACGGCGCAGGCGGCTCGTCGTTCGACGACGGCGCGGACGCGATCCGGTCCGGCCTCGCCGTACATCGGGCGCACGGCACCACGCGATCGGTCGTCTCTCTGGTGAGCGCGCCCCTGCCGACCCTCGCCGACTCGCTCTCGACCGTGGCGGACCTGTGCGGCGCCGATCCGCTCGTGATCGGGGCGCATCTCGAGGGTCCGTTCCTCTCGCCCGATCGGCGGGGAGCGCACGATCCGGCGGCTCTGCGATCCCCGACGCCGCTCGCCGTCGCCGAGTTGCTGGAGGCCGCCGACGGCCACCTCACCCAGATCACGATCGCACCCGAGCTGCCCGGCGCTCCGACCGCCATCGAGGCGTTCGCCGCGGAGGGTGTGATCGTCGCCGTGGGGCACACCGATGCCGATCTGCGCGCGACCCGAGACGCCTTCGATCGCGGTGCCAGGCTGGTGACCCACGCCTTCAACGCGATGCCCGGGATCCACCACCGCTCCCCCGGCCCGCTGCCCGCCGCCTTCGACGACGAGCGGGTCGTGCTCGAGCTCATCGTCGACGGGCTGCACGTCGATCCCGCGGTGGTGCAGCTCGCCTTCCGCGCGGCGCCCGGCCGGGTCGCGATGGTGACGGATGCGATGGCGGCGGCAGGCGCCTCCGACGGCCACTACCACCTGGGCTCGCGAGACGTCGACGTCCGCGAGGGCCGCGCCGTGCTCGAGGGCACCGACACCCTCGCGGGATCGACGCTCACGCAGGACGCCGCGCTGCGCATCGCGGTCACCGAGTGCGGCATCGAGCCCGTCGAGGCGATCCGCGCCCTCACCCGGACTCCGGCGACGGTGCTCCGCCGTCACGACCTCGGCCTCCTCCGGCCCGGATGCGCGGCCGACGTCGTGCTCCTCAGCCCCGGATTCGAGGTGCGCGGGGTGGCGGCGGACGGCGTCTGGCTCACTCCTCCCACCCAGGGAATTTCTGGCACTCTCCAACGTTGA
- a CDS encoding Hsp20/alpha crystallin family protein — protein MAMNFDPFRELDRVASGLFESRQGPRVMPMDLYRQGETYVLTADLPGIDPGSIDVDVDGQLLTIRAERTLRGAEGVKWITRERSGGSFLRQLSLGDGLDVERISASYENGVLSVVIPVSERAKPRKIAVEHVTTDGASEGQQLSASAS, from the coding sequence ATGGCCATGAACTTCGACCCGTTCCGCGAGCTCGACCGCGTCGCATCCGGCCTCTTCGAGAGCCGGCAGGGACCGCGCGTCATGCCGATGGACCTCTACCGCCAGGGTGAGACCTACGTCCTCACCGCCGACCTCCCGGGCATCGACCCGGGCTCGATCGACGTCGACGTCGACGGGCAGCTGCTGACCATCCGGGCCGAGCGCACCCTCCGGGGCGCCGAGGGTGTGAAGTGGATCACCCGCGAGCGCAGCGGCGGCTCGTTCCTCCGCCAGCTCAGCCTGGGCGACGGCCTCGACGTCGAGCGCATCAGCGCGTCGTACGAGAACGGCGTCCTCTCGGTCGTGATCCCGGTGTCCGAGCGCGCGAAGCCGCGCAAGATCGCCGTGGAGCACGTCACCACCGACGGCGCCTCCGAGGGCCAGCAGCTCTCCGCATCCGCGAGCTGA
- a CDS encoding NADP-dependent isocitrate dehydrogenase produces the protein MSKIKVEGTVVELDGDEMTRIIWQSIKDTLIHPYLDVNLEYYDLGIEKRDETDDQITIDAANAIKKHGVGVKCATITPDEARVEEFGLKKMWRSPNGTIRNILGGVIFREPIIISNIPRLVPGWNKPIIVGRHAFGDQYRATDFRFEGEGTLTLTFTPKDGSEPQSFEVFESPGSGVAMGMYNLDESIRDFARASLNYGLARNYPVYLSTKNTILKAYDGRFKDLFAEVFEDEFRAEFEARGLTYEHRLIDDMVASSLKWEGGYVWACKNYDGDVQSDTVAQGFGSLGLMTSVLTTPDGSIVEAEAAHGTVTRHYRQHQAGKPTSTNPIASIFAWTRGLQHRGKLDGNQELIDFASTLEDVVIKTVESGKMTKDLALLVGPEQEYQTTEEFLATLAENLKTRIEG, from the coding sequence TTGTCGAAGATCAAGGTTGAGGGCACCGTCGTCGAGCTCGACGGCGACGAGATGACGCGAATCATCTGGCAGTCCATCAAGGACACTCTGATCCACCCGTACCTCGACGTGAACCTCGAGTACTACGACCTCGGCATCGAGAAGCGCGACGAGACCGACGACCAGATCACCATCGACGCCGCGAACGCGATCAAGAAGCACGGCGTCGGCGTCAAGTGCGCGACGATCACGCCCGACGAGGCGCGCGTCGAGGAGTTCGGTCTCAAGAAGATGTGGCGCTCGCCGAACGGCACCATCCGCAACATCCTGGGCGGCGTCATCTTCCGCGAGCCGATCATCATCTCCAACATCCCGCGTCTGGTGCCGGGCTGGAACAAGCCGATCATCGTCGGTCGTCACGCGTTCGGCGACCAGTACCGCGCCACCGACTTCCGCTTCGAGGGCGAGGGCACGCTGACCCTGACGTTCACGCCGAAGGACGGCTCCGAGCCCCAGTCGTTCGAGGTGTTCGAGTCGCCCGGCAGCGGTGTCGCGATGGGCATGTACAACCTCGACGAGTCGATCCGCGACTTCGCCCGCGCGTCGCTCAACTACGGCCTCGCCCGCAACTACCCGGTCTACCTGTCGACGAAGAACACCATCCTCAAGGCCTACGACGGCCGGTTCAAGGACCTCTTCGCCGAGGTCTTCGAGGACGAGTTCCGCGCCGAGTTCGAGGCCCGCGGCCTGACCTACGAGCACCGGCTCATCGACGACATGGTCGCGTCCTCGCTCAAGTGGGAGGGCGGCTACGTCTGGGCGTGCAAGAACTACGACGGCGACGTCCAGAGCGACACCGTGGCGCAGGGGTTCGGCTCGCTCGGTCTCATGACCTCCGTGCTCACCACCCCCGACGGCTCCATCGTCGAGGCCGAGGCTGCTCACGGCACCGTCACCCGCCACTACCGTCAGCACCAGGCGGGCAAGCCCACGTCGACCAACCCGATCGCCTCGATCTTCGCCTGGACCCGCGGTCTGCAGCACCGTGGCAAGCTCGACGGAAACCAGGAGCTCATCGACTTCGCGTCGACCCTCGAGGACGTCGTCATCAAGACGGTCGAGAGCGGGAAGATGACGAAGGACCTCGCCCTCCTCGTTGGCCCCGAGCAGGAGTACCAGACCACCGAGGAGTTCCTCGCGACGCTGGCCGAGAACCTCAAGACCCGCATCGAGGGCTGA
- a CDS encoding GNAT family N-acetyltransferase, translating into MSELVLEELSATNIVAANTLTLKPGQEQFVAPVSHSIAEAYVNPNSAWPRVVRDGEDVVGFIMANFDAESPQEEFRCCIWRLNIAASAQGHGVGRFAVESVADEARRRGFERLTVIFEPGESGPERFFYHVGFTSVGETEYGETIAALAL; encoded by the coding sequence ATGAGTGAACTCGTGCTCGAGGAGCTGTCAGCCACGAACATCGTCGCCGCGAACACGCTCACCCTGAAGCCCGGCCAGGAGCAGTTCGTCGCTCCCGTCTCGCACTCGATCGCCGAGGCCTACGTCAACCCGAACAGCGCCTGGCCCCGTGTGGTGCGCGACGGGGAGGATGTCGTGGGCTTCATCATGGCCAACTTCGACGCTGAGAGCCCTCAGGAGGAGTTCCGCTGCTGCATCTGGCGGCTGAACATCGCGGCCTCGGCCCAGGGGCACGGTGTCGGCCGCTTCGCCGTCGAGTCCGTCGCCGACGAGGCCCGGCGCCGCGGCTTCGAGCGCCTCACCGTCATCTTCGAGCCCGGCGAGTCCGGGCCCGAGCGGTTCTTCTACCACGTGGGCTTCACGTCCGTCGGCGAGACCGAGTACGGCGAGACGATCGCCGCGCTGGCCCTCTGA
- a CDS encoding MGMT family protein: protein MLEVVDSIPPGRVLAYGDVAALLGSRAARAVGSIMRMYGEGHPWWRVVRSGGLPPTGHESSAREHYEREGTPLRALSREPWYSIDYASARWQPVHPESSPGS, encoded by the coding sequence GTGCTCGAGGTCGTCGACTCCATCCCGCCGGGTCGTGTGCTCGCCTACGGCGACGTCGCCGCACTGCTCGGCAGCCGCGCCGCGCGTGCCGTCGGATCGATCATGCGGATGTACGGCGAGGGCCACCCGTGGTGGCGCGTCGTGCGGTCCGGCGGCCTGCCGCCGACCGGGCACGAGAGCAGCGCCCGCGAGCACTACGAGCGCGAGGGCACACCGCTCCGAGCGCTCTCGCGGGAACCGTGGTACTCGATCGACTACGCTTCTGCCAGGTGGCAGCCGGTGCACCCCGAGTCGTCGCCTGGATCATGA